Proteins encoded together in one Planctopirus ephydatiae window:
- a CDS encoding DUF1552 domain-containing protein: MSSLKLSPSSLSRRHFLRASGVSLALPAMESLGGRVFAQDSAVGTLPGKPAGEERPMRMVCIGNLLGFYPDAFFPKESGSEYRFPESVEAIQPHRKDLTIFSGLDHGVKGGHFAMSSYLSGVRTADAKGMPEGNITIDQRAAETLGGSTRFPTLALGSESGIHGGCLMSWTRSGSRVPPISTPRELFRKLFVSEGAADVAASIDRLDLKDSILDAVQGDAKSLERHLGQRDKEKLDEYFTSVRDVEKQIELRRKWAYVPKPNPKIEEPKNSDFVSDLPVMYDLIALALQTDSTRIATLEIGGDFEANAFDLKSGYHALSHHGMREEAIKALIKMERYQTEQFARFLSKLKSTEDGSGTLLDHSMVLFGSGMGNANSHTNSNLPLVLAGGGFKHGEHKVYPTKGLDRQPLCNLYLSMLQRFGVEVDKFGTSSSTLTGLA, from the coding sequence ATGTCATCTTTAAAGCTTTCTCCTTCTTCTTTAAGCCGTCGTCACTTCCTGCGAGCAAGCGGTGTCAGTCTTGCTTTACCCGCAATGGAATCTTTGGGTGGTCGAGTCTTTGCTCAAGACTCGGCCGTCGGAACGTTGCCGGGTAAGCCGGCAGGTGAAGAGCGTCCGATGCGGATGGTATGTATTGGTAACTTGCTCGGCTTTTATCCGGATGCTTTTTTCCCAAAGGAGTCCGGTTCGGAGTACCGCTTCCCCGAGTCGGTCGAAGCGATCCAACCTCATCGAAAAGACTTAACGATTTTCTCGGGGCTCGACCACGGTGTGAAAGGGGGGCACTTTGCGATGAGCTCTTACCTGAGCGGCGTTCGCACGGCCGATGCCAAAGGAATGCCCGAGGGAAACATCACAATCGATCAACGAGCGGCCGAGACCCTGGGCGGTTCTACTCGGTTTCCGACGCTTGCGCTAGGCTCGGAGAGCGGCATTCACGGTGGCTGCCTCATGTCATGGACTCGAAGTGGCTCACGTGTTCCTCCAATCAGTACGCCTCGTGAGCTATTTCGCAAACTGTTCGTCTCCGAAGGAGCAGCCGACGTTGCGGCTTCGATCGATCGACTTGACCTAAAGGATTCCATTCTCGACGCCGTGCAGGGAGATGCGAAATCGCTTGAACGTCACCTTGGCCAGCGCGACAAGGAAAAACTCGACGAGTATTTCACTTCGGTACGCGACGTCGAAAAACAGATCGAATTACGGCGGAAATGGGCGTACGTCCCCAAACCCAATCCCAAGATCGAAGAACCGAAAAACAGCGACTTTGTCTCCGATTTGCCGGTGATGTATGACTTGATTGCCCTCGCCTTGCAAACTGATTCGACGCGCATCGCAACCCTTGAGATTGGCGGAGACTTCGAAGCCAACGCTTTTGATCTCAAGTCCGGCTACCACGCTTTGTCACATCACGGTATGCGTGAAGAGGCGATCAAAGCTCTCATCAAAATGGAACGTTATCAGACTGAACAGTTTGCGAGGTTCCTAAGCAAGTTGAAATCGACCGAAGATGGTTCGGGCACGTTGCTAGACCATTCGATGGTCCTCTTCGGCAGTGGTATGGGCAACGCAAACTCACACACGAATAGCAATCTACCGCTCGTCCTGGCCGGTGGCGGATTTAAACACGGCGAGCACAAAGTCTACCCAACGAAAGGCTTAGATCGCCAGCCTTTATGTAATCTTTATTTGTCGATGCTACAACGCTTCGGTGTCGAAGTCGACAAATTTGGAACCAGCTCCAGCACCCTCACCGGGCTTGCATAG
- a CDS encoding sigma-70 family RNA polymerase sigma factor, protein MAFLASSDWRFSGDKREVRNFRNFSKFDGKPDEFLEHHSRMTEPDHNQHDHFLRLFMEHEESLRVFVRSLLFSHDEEREVMQEVAVVLWRKFDAGMDSQAFCRWAFGVARMEVLAFRRDRARDRHSFGEDVYELLAQAVLDQSDELEEQRRALDNCMQKLSDSQRQLVQAAYSPGVKIDQLAEELGRTAMAVYKTLHRIRLTLIDCTQRVLALEGR, encoded by the coding sequence ATGGCGTTTTTGGCTTCTTCGGATTGGCGATTCAGCGGCGACAAGCGAGAAGTGCGCAATTTTCGGAATTTCTCAAAATTCGACGGCAAACCGGACGAGTTCCTGGAGCATCATTCACGTATGACCGAGCCCGATCACAATCAACACGACCATTTTCTAAGACTCTTTATGGAGCACGAAGAATCTTTGCGAGTCTTCGTGCGATCTTTGCTGTTCTCGCATGACGAAGAGCGAGAGGTTATGCAGGAAGTGGCCGTGGTTCTTTGGCGAAAGTTTGATGCGGGAATGGATAGTCAAGCGTTCTGTCGATGGGCGTTTGGCGTGGCTCGGATGGAGGTGCTTGCGTTCCGGCGTGACCGTGCTCGGGATCGGCATAGTTTTGGCGAGGATGTTTATGAGTTGCTCGCTCAGGCGGTGCTGGATCAATCCGACGAGCTTGAGGAACAGCGACGGGCCCTCGATAACTGCATGCAGAAACTTTCCGACAGCCAACGTCAACTCGTTCAGGCGGCGTACTCACCTGGAGTTAAGATTGACCAGCTAGCCGAAGAGCTAGGGCGGACAGCGATGGCTGTCTACAAAACGCTGCACCGAATCCGTCTCACGCTTATTGACTGCACGCAACGGGTGCTTGCATTGGAAGGAAGATGA
- a CDS encoding sulfatase family protein, which produces MKPILSLLTALLLAPLAAVRAEDTTTLPAKPNILWIVMDDVGVEMPCYGEKAIQTPNIDRLVHEGTTFTRAFLTSPVCSTARSAMITGMYQTTIGANNHVSGRGPHRIELPAGVEPVTAVFHRAGYYTSNGDYPLKSKGIGKTDYNFEWDHKMYDGNDWAGRKSGQPFFAQIQLWGGKNRNGDGGWYRNEALKALGTLTKPEEVSLPPYYPRDPVLLEDWAQYLDCIRLCDKQVGEILKRLETEGILDQTLIILMGDNGISHARGKQFLYDEGVRTPFIVRGPGIARGAVRTDLIEHIDMAATSLAWADLPVPAWTQGCDVFSPDYQKRAAVFAARDRCGETVDRIRSVRTEQFKYICNFYPKRPLLQPSNYKDTKPIIVCLRELHAAGKLNELQEKLLFAPSRPSEELYDVEKDPFETVNLAGEPQYAAILGELRVRLNQWSLDTKDPAPESAETYDLEMRSQVSRTKDPAEKTNVLRNIDLMKQWAKEGK; this is translated from the coding sequence ATGAAACCGATTCTCTCACTCCTCACCGCCCTACTGCTTGCGCCGCTGGCCGCGGTGCGCGCGGAGGACACAACGACGTTGCCGGCTAAACCCAACATACTATGGATCGTCATGGATGACGTGGGAGTGGAAATGCCCTGCTATGGCGAGAAGGCGATTCAAACACCGAACATCGACCGTCTGGTACACGAAGGCACGACGTTCACCCGCGCCTTCCTCACTTCTCCGGTTTGCTCCACGGCCCGCTCGGCGATGATCACCGGCATGTATCAGACCACCATCGGTGCCAACAACCACGTGAGCGGAAGGGGCCCACACCGGATTGAACTGCCCGCTGGTGTGGAACCGGTGACCGCAGTCTTTCATCGGGCCGGCTACTACACGTCTAACGGCGATTATCCACTCAAAAGCAAAGGCATCGGCAAGACGGATTACAACTTCGAGTGGGATCACAAGATGTATGACGGCAATGACTGGGCGGGTCGCAAGTCGGGGCAGCCCTTCTTCGCGCAGATTCAACTCTGGGGCGGAAAGAACCGCAATGGCGATGGTGGCTGGTATCGCAATGAGGCGCTCAAAGCCTTGGGCACACTGACCAAACCAGAGGAGGTCAGCTTGCCACCATACTATCCCCGCGACCCGGTGTTGCTGGAGGATTGGGCTCAATACCTAGACTGCATCCGGCTTTGCGACAAGCAGGTCGGCGAGATTCTCAAACGTTTGGAAACGGAGGGGATTCTTGATCAGACCCTGATTATTTTGATGGGCGATAACGGCATCAGTCACGCGCGAGGCAAGCAGTTCCTGTATGATGAGGGGGTTCGGACGCCGTTCATCGTGCGCGGACCGGGCATCGCGCGCGGGGCAGTCCGGACCGACCTCATCGAACACATTGACATGGCGGCCACTTCGCTGGCTTGGGCGGACCTGCCAGTGCCAGCCTGGACGCAGGGGTGCGATGTTTTCTCTCCTGATTACCAAAAGCGAGCCGCTGTTTTTGCCGCGCGCGATCGCTGTGGCGAGACCGTCGATCGGATCCGCAGTGTACGAACGGAACAGTTCAAATACATTTGTAATTTTTATCCCAAGCGGCCTTTGCTTCAGCCCAGCAATTACAAGGACACCAAACCCATCATCGTCTGTCTCCGGGAATTGCATGCTGCGGGAAAGCTCAATGAATTGCAGGAAAAGTTGCTCTTTGCGCCGTCGCGGCCGTCCGAAGAACTCTACGATGTGGAAAAGGATCCGTTTGAAACTGTCAACCTTGCGGGCGAGCCCCAATATGCAGCCATCCTTGGAGAACTCCGCGTCCGGTTGAACCAATGGTCGCTCGACACCAAGGATCCCGCCCCGGAGTCCGCCGAAACATACGATCTCGAAATGCGATCCCAGGTCTCGCGAACGAAAGATCCGGCAGAAAAAACCAACGTATTGCGGAACATCGACTTGATGAAGCAATGGGCCAAGGAAGGCAAATAG
- a CDS encoding sulfatase gives MKLASTLIAALLFAPLAALHAAGPPSPQKPARKPNIVLFLVDDMGWMDSGVYGSRYYETPNMDRLAKRSKRFTSAYAQPLCSPTRASLLTGQYSARHGITSATGHRPPQPEGHAFIEDTAPPDEPMLKPESKNYLEPAQITLAEVLKGAGYRTAHIGKWHLGLTQPHWPEQQGFDFAFHCHPDPGPPGNYFSPYHVLPNAVKNPKFKVGTITDGPQGEYIVDRQAAEAVKFISESKSGPFFLNLWCYGVHGPWGHKPEYTQAFMEKKDPSGRQGNPIMASMLKSVDECLGRILDELEKQGIADNTIIIFNSDNGGNTSTKPMHTGPIPGREDWRKWAGNKRPTSNSPLRDGKGSLYEGGTRVPLMWAWAGRIAPGSTSEAVVGPIDLYPTVLDLIGIAKPEEQHIDGVSYAKVLKGEGELDRAAYFNYFPHGGASGGVWVRSGDFKLLRWFGNPDTYELYNLREDLSEATDLAAEMPDKVKELDVLIDGFLKDTSATYPRPNPAYRK, from the coding sequence ATGAAACTCGCTTCTACACTCATCGCCGCTCTGCTGTTCGCGCCGTTGGCCGCACTGCACGCCGCCGGGCCGCCATCGCCCCAGAAACCCGCTCGCAAACCAAACATCGTTCTCTTCTTGGTTGACGACATGGGCTGGATGGACTCCGGCGTCTATGGCTCAAGATACTATGAGACGCCGAACATGGACCGCCTCGCAAAGCGATCCAAGCGCTTCACCAGTGCCTACGCGCAGCCGCTGTGCTCGCCGACCCGAGCCTCGCTGCTGACGGGGCAATACTCCGCGCGACACGGCATCACCAGCGCTACGGGACATCGCCCGCCACAGCCTGAGGGTCATGCGTTCATTGAGGACACCGCGCCGCCGGACGAGCCGATGCTGAAGCCGGAGAGCAAGAACTACCTCGAACCCGCGCAAATCACCTTGGCCGAGGTGCTGAAGGGCGCGGGGTATCGCACGGCGCATATCGGCAAGTGGCATCTCGGACTCACGCAGCCGCATTGGCCGGAACAGCAGGGCTTTGATTTCGCCTTCCACTGCCATCCCGATCCGGGTCCGCCTGGCAACTATTTCTCGCCCTACCATGTGCTGCCGAATGCCGTCAAGAACCCGAAGTTCAAGGTCGGCACCATCACCGATGGGCCGCAGGGCGAATACATCGTGGATCGTCAGGCGGCGGAGGCGGTGAAATTCATCTCGGAAAGCAAAAGCGGTCCGTTTTTCCTCAACCTCTGGTGCTACGGCGTCCACGGCCCGTGGGGTCACAAGCCGGAATACACACAGGCTTTCATGGAGAAAAAGGATCCCTCGGGCCGGCAAGGTAATCCCATCATGGCCTCGATGCTCAAGAGCGTGGACGAATGTCTTGGGCGCATCCTGGATGAACTGGAGAAGCAAGGCATTGCCGACAATACCATTATCATTTTCAATTCAGACAACGGTGGCAACACGTCCACCAAACCTATGCATACGGGCCCAATCCCTGGCCGAGAAGACTGGCGGAAGTGGGCAGGCAACAAGCGACCCACGAGCAACTCCCCGCTGCGCGATGGCAAAGGCTCGCTCTACGAAGGTGGCACCCGCGTGCCCCTGATGTGGGCGTGGGCCGGGAGAATCGCGCCCGGCAGCACCAGCGAAGCCGTCGTCGGGCCGATTGACTTGTATCCCACCGTGCTCGACCTGATCGGCATCGCGAAGCCGGAAGAGCAGCATATTGACGGCGTCAGCTACGCCAAGGTGCTGAAGGGCGAGGGCGAACTCGATCGCGCGGCCTACTTCAACTACTTCCCACACGGCGGGGCGAGCGGTGGCGTGTGGGTGAGAAGCGGCGATTTCAAACTGCTGCGCTGGTTCGGAAATCCAGATACTTATGAGCTCTACAATCTCCGCGAAGACCTCAGCGAAGCCACCGACCTCGCCGCCGAGATGCCGGACAAAGTGAAGGAACTCGACGTCCTTATTGATGGCTTTCTCAAAGACACCAGTGCCACCTATCCGCGTCCCAATCCGGCTTATCGCAAATGA
- a CDS encoding arylsulfatase yields MKQTLTLLTALLLAPLAALHAAAAPTKQPNIVVILADDLGFSDLGCYGSEIETPNLDRLATNGVRFTQFYNTAKCHSSRVSLLTGRWCRQAGNNGMRRAVTLPEVLAPAGYFTAMTGKWHLNNEPTDFGFQRFFGHLSGGTNYFTGDETFRLNGKPWKVPGQGFYTTVANVDHALNFLGEARAEKKPWLLYIAFNAPHAPLQPLEADYKKYLGRYDAGWDTMRAARLAKQKQLGLFGRDVEPAPRPDHVPAWEALKPELRTSEARRMAAYAGLIDRVDQEIGRLLRDIDAKGELDNTIVMFFSDNGACAFGSHSVGKNQEPYDPNTEWTDSTGWAWTRNSPFRLYKQNQFEGGIASPAIIHWPAGIKLKPGALVHSPAHLVDVLPTLAETVGATVPDTYPEREPTPLAGISLAPILAGKETGPRPPIHLLYHTDRGLRDGDWKLVSFQSQQWELYNIKDDRTELHNLAQKHPDIVARMEKQWHAMAKNDLRTIPLEQEPVAKTAADYQNIRWANYSDASPPNSEATGKKKRPKQAAASPQDN; encoded by the coding sequence ATGAAACAAACCCTCACACTCCTCACGGCTCTGCTGCTCGCGCCTTTGGCCGCACTCCATGCCGCCGCTGCACCAACGAAGCAGCCCAACATCGTCGTCATCCTTGCCGATGACCTCGGCTTCTCGGATCTCGGCTGTTACGGCAGCGAGATCGAGACACCGAATCTTGACCGCTTGGCCACGAATGGCGTGCGCTTCACGCAGTTCTACAACACGGCCAAGTGCCATTCATCGCGGGTGAGCCTGCTCACCGGGCGCTGGTGCAGGCAGGCGGGCAACAATGGAATGAGGCGTGCGGTGACTCTTCCTGAAGTGCTCGCACCCGCCGGATATTTCACGGCGATGACCGGGAAATGGCATCTAAACAATGAGCCGACTGACTTCGGATTCCAACGCTTCTTCGGCCATCTTTCCGGTGGAACGAACTATTTCACCGGCGATGAAACCTTCCGTCTGAACGGCAAACCATGGAAGGTTCCGGGGCAAGGTTTCTATACCACGGTCGCCAACGTGGATCACGCGCTGAACTTCCTAGGAGAAGCACGCGCGGAGAAGAAACCGTGGTTACTTTACATCGCCTTCAATGCGCCTCACGCGCCCTTGCAACCACTCGAGGCGGATTACAAAAAATATCTCGGTCGCTACGACGCGGGATGGGACACCATGCGGGCCGCACGGTTGGCAAAACAAAAGCAACTCGGCCTTTTTGGACGTGACGTCGAACCTGCGCCACGTCCCGATCACGTTCCCGCGTGGGAAGCCCTGAAGCCTGAGCTTCGCACCTCGGAGGCTCGTCGCATGGCGGCGTATGCCGGGCTAATCGATCGCGTGGACCAGGAGATCGGAAGGTTATTGCGCGACATCGACGCAAAGGGTGAACTCGATAATACAATCGTTATGTTTTTCTCCGATAACGGTGCCTGTGCTTTCGGATCGCACTCCGTCGGCAAGAATCAAGAGCCCTACGATCCAAACACAGAATGGACCGACAGCACCGGGTGGGCGTGGACGCGCAACAGCCCGTTCCGCCTCTACAAACAGAATCAGTTCGAGGGTGGCATCGCTTCGCCCGCCATCATCCACTGGCCCGCAGGTATCAAGCTCAAGCCGGGTGCTTTGGTGCATTCCCCCGCGCACCTTGTGGATGTGCTCCCCACACTCGCCGAGACCGTCGGAGCCACCGTTCCGGACACTTATCCAGAACGCGAACCTACTCCGCTGGCCGGTATCTCACTCGCCCCGATCCTTGCTGGAAAAGAAACCGGCCCGCGCCCGCCGATCCATCTGCTCTATCACACCGACCGCGGCCTTCGCGACGGCGATTGGAAACTGGTCAGTTTCCAGAGTCAGCAGTGGGAACTCTATAACATCAAGGATGACCGCACCGAGCTGCATAACCTCGCCCAGAAACATCCCGACATCGTGGCACGCATGGAAAAACAGTGGCACGCCATGGCCAAAAATGATCTGCGCACCATTCCATTAGAACAAGAGCCGGTTGCCAAAACCGCCGCCGATTATCAAAACATAAGGTGGGCGAATTACTCGGATGCCTCTCCACCAAATTCCGAAGCGACTGGGAAAAAGAAGCGGCCGAAGCAAGCAGCTGCGTCTCCGCAAGACAACTAG